One Rosa chinensis cultivar Old Blush chromosome 3, RchiOBHm-V2, whole genome shotgun sequence DNA window includes the following coding sequences:
- the LOC121052049 gene encoding uncharacterized protein LOC121052049, which yields MNSCYSLHNIEPLNGSNFKTWKERIELYLGLQGLDVCLREPQPVLNDTSPEAIIVKDREWHKTNRMAKLIMKQTMSPMVRGSVAEPDTALGFMTAIGLKFKENEKAEISALLDQLLGMKFDTSESVREHIMKIIHITTRLGELEIAFSDAFIVHLALIRLPPSFGPLKTAYFSQKEKWDLNELIEICVQEEELIKSHGTVSVNLVNKQKWKGKGKAVASSAANSGEGTSGTKPYQLGPKKGVNKGKKPGTFKCFFCKKEGHIKKNCTGFKDWLVKKGLHNKEGTKEK from the exons ATGAACTCATGCTATTCTTTGCACAACATTGAGCCTCTTAATGGCTCAAATTTTAAAACATGGAAAGAGCGTATTGAGCTTTATCTTGGCCTCCAAGGACTTGATGTGTGTTTGAGGGAGCCTCAACCTGTTTTGAATGATACTAGTCCTGAGGCGATAATTGTGAAAGACAGGGAGTGGCATAAGACCAATAGAATGGCCAAACTAATTATGAAACAAACCATGTCACCTATGGTGAGGGGTAGTGTTGCTGAACCTGATACGGCTTTGGGATTTATGACTGCTATTGGCCTGAAGTTTAAGGAGAATGAGAAAGCAGAGATTTCAGCCTTACTAGATCAGCTTTTAGGCATGAAGTTTGACACCTCAGAGAGTGTTAGGGAGCATATAATGAAAATTATTCACATAACCACTAGACTTGGTGAATTGGAGATTGCATTCTCTGATGCCTTCATTGTTCACTTGGCCCTGATCCGTCTTCCTCCTAGTTTTGGCCCACTGAAGACTGCATATTTTTCACAGAAGGAAAAATGGGACTTGAATGAGCTTATAGAAATTTGTGTGCAGGAAGAAGAGCTAATTAAGAGCCATGGGACTGTGTCTGTGAATCTGGTTAACAAGCAGAAATGGAAGGGTAAGGGTAAAGCTGTAGCGTCTAGTGCTGCAAATTCTGGTGAGGGCACAAGCGGGACTAAGCCATACCAACTTGGTCCTAAGAAGGGCGTCAATAAGGGCAAGAAACCTGGGACATTTAAGTGTTTTTTCTGCAAGAAGGAAGGGCACATTAAAAAGAATTGTACGGGTTTTAAAGATTGGCTGGTGAAAAAGG GGCTTCATAACAAGGAGGGCACCAAGGAAAAATGA